A genomic stretch from Solanum stenotomum isolate F172 chromosome 8, ASM1918654v1, whole genome shotgun sequence includes:
- the LOC125873611 gene encoding uncharacterized protein LOC125873611, with the protein MTGAENIPSTEGTSTGGDASSALYVHPSDSLGMVLVPVQFDGTGYRSWKRGVMRGLSVKNKLRFIDDSVEYVNNSVEIWKELEDRYDQTNGAKLYQIQKEINDLTQGSLDITVYYTRIKKLWEELNTLNMRNQCSCTCTCGAKDGLHRAEQDRRLVQFLMGMNEAYTVVRGNILMMNLLPSMAHAFSLLIQEEKQREFRPSSRIPMESASLSVNTSNSNGKGPAGRNYKTSFSNNNYSGSNSTLGNNNNYGGSNYYLGSSSNMNAMFCDFCKKTGHIREKCYKLNGYPQGHNNQANRNNGFHARQNNNHEYKGKRVVANVHGSPDDMMPAQGEDCPQGNHNQNATLTKDQYAHIMNLLQHFXSATEFQNLTMILKRTYNFKTS; encoded by the exons ATGACAGGTGCTGAAAATATTCCTTCAACAGAGGGAACTTCTACTGGTGGTGATGCGAGCAGTGCTCTCTATGTGCATCCCTCCGATAGCCTTGGAATGGTACTAGTTCCAGTTCAATTCGATGGCACAGGATATCGATCCTGGAAAAGAGGAGTCATGCGAGGTTTGTCAGTGAAGAACAAGCTCAGGTTCATCGATG ATAGTGTGGAATATGTTAACAATTCAGTGGAAATTTGGAAAGAACTTGAAGATAGGTATGATCAGACTAATGGAGCAAAGTTATATCAGATCCAGAAGGAAATTAATGATCTCACACAAGGTAGTTTGGACATCACTGTCTATTACACTAGAATCAAAAAGCTTTGGGAAGAATTGAATACTCTGAATATGAGAAATCAGTGCTCTTGCACTTGCACTTGTGGAGCCAAGGATGGGCTACACAGAGCAGAACAGGATAGACGTTTGGTACAGTTTTTGATGGGGATGAATGAGGCATACACTGTGGTAAGAGGAAACATTCTTATGATGAATCTTCTTCCATCCATGGCGCATGCTTTCTCATTACTGATCCAAGAGGAGAAACAGAGAGAATTTAGACCTTCTAGTCGAATTCCTATGGAGTCAGCTTCTTTGAGTGTAAATACTTCCAATAGTAATGGAAAGGGCCCAGCAGGAAGGAACTATAAGACATCATTCTCCAACAACAACTATTCCGGAAGTAACAGTACCTTAGGAAATAACAATAACTATGGAGGATCCAATTATTACTTAGGCAGCAGTAGCAATATGAATGCTATGTTTTGTGATTTCTGCAAAAAGACGGGACATATCAGGGAGAAATGCTACAAGTTAAATGGATATCCACAAGGACACAACAACCAGGCTAACAGGAACAATGGATTTCATGCTAGACAGAACAACAATCATGAATATAAGGGAAAGAGAGTTGTGGCTAATGTGCATGGATCTCCTGATGACATGATGCCTGCTCAGGGAGAAGACTGTCCACAGGGCAATCACAATCAAAATGCCACACTTACTAAGGATCAATATGCTCATATCATGAATCTCCTGCAGCATTTTNAATCAGCTACAGAGTTTCAAAATCTCACCATGATTTTAAAGAGGACGTATAACTTTAAAACTTCATGA